In Methanosarcina siciliae T4/M, one genomic interval encodes:
- the hdrC gene encoding CoB--CoM heterodisulfide reductase subunit C, whose product MSEELLKLLKAEGLDLLSCMHCGICTGSCPSGRHTGLNTRRIIRDARKNRVAVLSDYDLWLCTTCYTCQERCPRGIPITDAILELRRLAVREGLMLPEHRFVSRMVLECGHAVPLDEETKKKRVELGLDPMPETVQKDPEALEGLKTLLKTCKFDELVAEK is encoded by the coding sequence ATGAGTGAAGAACTGCTAAAACTGCTAAAGGCTGAAGGGCTTGACCTGCTTTCCTGCATGCATTGCGGCATATGCACGGGAAGCTGCCCTTCAGGGCGGCACACCGGGCTCAATACCCGGAGAATAATTCGAGATGCACGCAAGAACAGAGTTGCTGTTCTTTCTGATTATGACCTGTGGCTCTGTACGACCTGTTATACATGCCAGGAACGCTGCCCGCGCGGAATCCCGATTACGGATGCTATTCTTGAGCTAAGGAGGCTTGCAGTAAGGGAAGGTTTGATGCTTCCAGAACACCGTTTTGTTTCGAGAATGGTACTGGAATGCGGGCATGCGGTCCCCCTTGATGAGGAAACAAAGAAGAAGAGGGTAGAACTCGGGCTGGACCCGATGCCCGAAACCGTCCAGAAAGATCCGGAAGCCCTTGAAGGACTGAAAACCCTGCTCAAAACCTGCAAGTTCGACGAGCTGGTGGCTGAAAAATAA
- a CDS encoding DUF1284 domain-containing protein, with the protein MPEKSICRYETDSKSDSELLRIRAHHLCCIQGFQGYGYSPVFVANMRAVISDLEVFPSRPIKLVTVCDAICVSCPSKMECTVQESVLSQKIRQMDLTVLKILKLDVGTVLNADEAFRLINSKLNKASHVEEVCGTCKWRQKCLWYIQAGKQESEV; encoded by the coding sequence ATGCCCGAGAAATCCATATGTAGATATGAAACCGACTCAAAATCCGATTCCGAACTCTTGAGAATAAGGGCTCATCACCTCTGCTGTATCCAGGGGTTCCAGGGGTATGGGTACAGTCCGGTTTTTGTTGCCAATATGCGGGCCGTGATTTCGGATCTTGAAGTTTTTCCTTCCAGGCCTATCAAGCTTGTTACGGTATGTGATGCAATCTGCGTCTCATGCCCCAGCAAAATGGAATGCACTGTTCAGGAATCTGTCCTTTCCCAGAAGATCCGGCAGATGGACCTTACTGTCCTGAAAATATTGAAGTTGGATGTCGGGACTGTCCTGAATGCGGATGAAGCCTTCAGGCTAATAAATTCAAAACTCAACAAAGCTTCGCATGTTGAGGAAGTATGCGGGACCTGCAAATGGAGGCAAAAATGCCTCTGGTATATACAGGCCGGAAAACAGGAAAGTGAAGTGTAG
- a CDS encoding M24 family metallopeptidase has translation MIKKVPLTELKNRMNCFRKQMDASSPQWETAVIFSKINIYYFTGTMQDGMLIIPKNGEATLWVRRSYERALDESLFPNIEPMKSFRDAAGDASKLPDAVYLETEVVPLALYQRFQKYFPFKNVKSVDSQIAAVRAVKSEYELSLTRESGRIHQHVLEDLVPEMLREGMSEADLSIDIYSALIEKGHHGVSRFGMFDTEMILGNVCFGESSIYPCYFNGPGGKRGLCPAVPLLGSRDRKLRKGDLVFVDVGCGVDGYHTDKTTTYMFGSPLPQYAMDLHNKCVDIQNEAAAMLKPGIAPSEIYTTIMNGLDKEFLQNFMGFGNRKVKFLGHAVGLLIDETPVIAAGFDEPLKEGMVFALEPKRGIENIGMVGIENTFIVTAKGGECITGDNPGLIPVY, from the coding sequence ATGATTAAAAAAGTGCCTTTGACCGAATTGAAAAACCGTATGAACTGCTTTAGAAAACAGATGGATGCCTCAAGCCCCCAGTGGGAGACTGCCGTAATCTTCAGCAAAATAAATATCTATTACTTTACCGGTACGATGCAGGACGGAATGTTGATTATTCCGAAGAACGGAGAAGCAACACTCTGGGTCCGCCGCAGTTATGAAAGGGCTCTGGACGAATCATTATTCCCGAATATCGAACCCATGAAAAGCTTCCGTGATGCTGCAGGGGATGCGAGCAAACTACCTGACGCGGTGTATCTGGAAACCGAAGTAGTCCCTCTGGCTTTATACCAGAGATTTCAAAAGTACTTCCCATTTAAAAATGTTAAATCCGTTGATTCTCAGATTGCAGCTGTGAGGGCGGTAAAAAGCGAATATGAGCTGTCTCTTACAAGAGAATCCGGCAGGATTCATCAGCATGTGCTCGAAGACCTTGTGCCTGAGATGCTGCGAGAGGGGATGAGTGAAGCCGACCTATCGATCGATATTTATTCTGCTCTTATAGAAAAAGGACATCACGGAGTCTCCCGTTTTGGCATGTTCGATACGGAAATGATCCTTGGGAATGTCTGTTTCGGAGAAAGCTCCATCTATCCGTGTTATTTCAACGGGCCCGGCGGGAAGCGCGGATTATGCCCCGCAGTCCCCCTGCTTGGGAGCCGGGACCGGAAATTAAGGAAAGGCGACCTGGTCTTTGTTGATGTCGGCTGCGGGGTTGACGGCTACCATACGGATAAAACAACGACATACATGTTTGGCTCTCCTCTCCCTCAGTATGCTATGGATCTCCACAATAAATGTGTGGATATACAGAACGAAGCTGCAGCGATGTTAAAACCCGGAATTGCTCCCTCTGAAATCTATACTACAATAATGAATGGGCTCGATAAGGAATTCCTGCAAAACTTCATGGGTTTTGGCAACCGTAAAGTGAAATTTCTCGGGCACGCCGTCGGCCTGTTGATCGATGAAACTCCCGTAATTGCCGCCGGGTTTGACGAGCCTCTGAAGGAAGGAATGGTATTTGCCCTCGAACCCAAAAGGGGGATTGAAAATATCGGAATGGTAGGCATTGAGAATACCTTCATAGTAACTGCAAAAGGCGGAGAGTGTATTACAGGGGACAATCCGGGATTGATTCCTGTATATTAA
- a CDS encoding reverse transcriptase N-terminal domain-containing protein: protein MKVQHSKTLHSEKRTDRNLANQWNSIDWKVIKYRVNRLQTRIAKATHNKNWNLVKRLTYLLTHSYSAKLLAVRIVTQNHGKRTAGVDGQLWTTASDKMQAALSLSDRHYRAHPLRRIYIPKQGKSTKRHLSIPTMSDRAMQALYSLALQPVAETTADTRSFGFRLFKCAQDASSYAFRCLWRDTSNPWILEGDIKGCFDNISHSWLKNNIPTDSSILSQFLKSGFIFDDTFHHTDKGAPQGSIISPLLANMTLDGIEKLLNAGCLKTIPDHTFGSETRNFYLFYKT, encoded by the coding sequence GTGAAAGTGCAGCATTCAAAGACGCTTCATAGCGAGAAGCGCACTGACCGGAACCTTGCCAATCAATGGAATTCTATTGACTGGAAAGTAATAAAATACCGAGTTAACCGGCTACAGACCCGGATTGCAAAGGCAACACACAATAAAAACTGGAATCTGGTTAAAAGACTCACATACTTGTTAACTCATTCCTACTCAGCTAAACTGCTCGCAGTAAGAATCGTTACACAGAACCATGGCAAACGAACTGCTGGTGTTGACGGTCAACTTTGGACTACTGCATCTGACAAGATGCAGGCAGCACTTAGTCTTTCAGACCGACACTATCGAGCACATCCACTACGCCGTATCTATATCCCCAAACAAGGAAAATCCACTAAACGTCATCTATCCATCCCTACCATGAGTGATCGAGCTATGCAAGCACTGTACTCTCTAGCTCTTCAGCCTGTAGCAGAAACTACTGCTGACACTCGATCCTTCGGTTTTCGTCTTTTCAAATGTGCACAGGATGCATCATCATATGCATTCCGATGCCTTTGGCGAGATACATCAAACCCCTGGATCCTGGAAGGAGACATCAAAGGATGTTTCGATAACATTTCCCATTCCTGGCTCAAGAACAATATCCCAACTGATAGTTCAATCCTGTCCCAATTCCTTAAGTCCGGTTTCATTTTTGATGATACTTTCCACCATACTGATAAAGGTGCTCCACAAGGATCTATAATCTCTCCCCTCCTTGCGAATATGACATTAGATGGGATAGAAAAACTCCTTAATGCAGGCTGTCTCAAAACTATACCCGATCATACATTTGGGTCAGAAACCCGTAATTTTTATCTTTTTTACAAAACTTAA
- a CDS encoding winged helix-turn-helix transcriptional regulator produces MTNQEISEKLSLNKSTIHWHIKKLREDNIVFSKADGKFSKYFINPAVEPDMLKWLKT; encoded by the coding sequence ATTACAAATCAGGAGATCTCAGAAAAATTGAGTTTGAACAAAAGCACTATCCACTGGCATATTAAAAAGTTGAGGGAAGACAATATTGTATTTTCCAAAGCAGATGGGAAGTTTTCAAAATATTTTATAAACCCTGCTGTGGAACCAGATATGCTAAAATGGCTTAAAACATAA
- a CDS encoding S8 family peptidase, giving the protein MKGISSEIYRDEAKENLTVYVRLFPGTDSGLLNSCGRVEEWDEDSGIATVCVNPESFEELSTLNGVSSVQPVISPVIRKVNLEKKATFSSEELWRPEGVTGAGIKIGIISDGVEDISEAIDSGVLPEDIHVLSPGNGTEGTVMLEIVHETSPGAELYFHGAGSNKLEFNKAVDALVSEGCQVLCDDVGWPDEPFFEDGVVAAHVKEAIENKGILYVSAAGNDAGRHYQGMFFDNGSGWHDFSSGNSDFRNIYMDVPAGEKVTVVLQWNDPWNGSENDYDLYLYDCCSGNEIAVSEKTQSGIDTPLEFIKYFNKEEDTKTLSIAVKKYCGEDRVLEVYIYPNSSVKVHPDNLVAEDSVFGHPAVSDVICVGAVDTGNQESGSIAPYSSRGPVSIYYPEPELRNKTDLSGPGSVKVSGSTGTGSFFTGTSASAPSVAGIGALIWSMYPEKNGSEIHGILCSSAEDLGEPGYDTTFGYGSVNESIVFFLERFSPGGGLSSEKDCPLKNSELRLRNQMRSLC; this is encoded by the coding sequence TTGAAAGGGATTTCGTCAGAGATCTACAGAGATGAAGCAAAAGAGAATCTTACCGTATATGTTAGGCTTTTTCCGGGAACGGATTCAGGATTGCTGAATTCCTGTGGCAGGGTTGAGGAATGGGATGAAGACTCCGGCATTGCTACAGTCTGCGTTAATCCGGAATCATTTGAAGAACTCTCCACTCTTAATGGAGTATCTTCAGTCCAGCCAGTCATTTCTCCTGTTATAAGGAAGGTAAACCTGGAAAAAAAAGCAACTTTTTCTTCAGAAGAATTATGGAGACCGGAAGGTGTGACAGGAGCCGGAATTAAAATAGGGATAATTTCCGATGGAGTAGAAGACATATCTGAAGCAATTGATTCGGGAGTTCTCCCCGAAGATATACATGTCCTTTCTCCAGGAAACGGAACAGAAGGGACTGTAATGCTCGAAATAGTCCATGAAACATCTCCCGGTGCGGAACTGTACTTCCACGGTGCAGGCAGTAATAAGCTTGAATTTAACAAAGCTGTTGATGCCCTCGTTTCCGAAGGCTGCCAGGTCCTCTGTGATGATGTGGGCTGGCCTGATGAACCCTTCTTCGAGGACGGGGTTGTGGCTGCCCATGTTAAAGAGGCAATCGAAAACAAGGGAATTCTTTATGTGAGCGCGGCAGGGAATGATGCAGGCCGCCACTATCAGGGCATGTTTTTTGACAACGGATCAGGCTGGCATGACTTCAGTTCCGGGAACAGCGATTTCAGAAATATTTACATGGATGTCCCGGCAGGCGAGAAGGTGACTGTGGTGCTTCAGTGGAATGACCCCTGGAACGGTTCCGAAAACGACTACGATCTCTACCTCTACGATTGCTGCAGTGGAAACGAAATTGCCGTAAGTGAAAAAACCCAGAGTGGCATAGACACCCCCCTTGAATTTATCAAATACTTCAACAAAGAAGAAGACACAAAAACACTGAGTATAGCTGTCAAGAAATATTGCGGAGAAGATAGGGTACTGGAGGTTTACATTTACCCCAACTCCTCTGTAAAGGTCCATCCTGACAACCTTGTTGCAGAGGACTCGGTCTTCGGGCATCCTGCCGTTTCGGACGTTATCTGTGTTGGAGCGGTTGACACCGGAAACCAGGAAAGCGGCAGTATAGCTCCCTACTCTTCCCGCGGGCCTGTAAGTATCTATTATCCGGAACCCGAACTCAGAAACAAGACAGACCTCAGCGGGCCCGGCAGCGTGAAAGTTTCCGGCTCAACAGGAACTGGCAGTTTCTTTACGGGCACAAGCGCTTCTGCCCCTTCCGTAGCGGGGATCGGAGCTCTTATCTGGAGCATGTACCCCGAAAAAAACGGCAGTGAAATCCACGGAATACTGTGTTCCTCAGCTGAGGATCTTGGCGAGCCTGGTTACGATACTACCTTCGGGTACGGTTCGGTTAACGAAAGCATAGTCTTTTTCCTTGAAAGGTTCTCCCCCGGTGGGGGCCTGTCCTCGGAAAAAGACTGTCCTTTGAAAAATTCGGAGCTTCGGCTGCGGAATCAAATGAGATCTTTATGCTGA
- the hdrB gene encoding CoB--CoM heterodisulfide reductase subunit B — protein MAKLSLFLGCIVPNRYPGIEKATKLCLQKLEVDAVDLPGASCCPAPGVFKSFDKATWLALASRNIVLSERMDRDILTVCNGCYGSLADANIELKKDPEMKTRTNICLKEIGMEYEGTAEVRHIIEFLYREPGPEKLKSFITTPLDLKVALHYGCHLIKPSKDRNLGETEAPVFFDELVEATGAESVDYTDKMMCCGAGGGVRSGHAAESLEMLEHKLACIRDAEVDCIVNACPFCHLQFDRGQLAVNEKFGTDYSIPVLHYSQLLGLALGFSPDELGIEQNAVQNVEFLAKIYEISAGLR, from the coding sequence ATGGCAAAACTATCACTGTTTCTTGGTTGTATCGTACCCAACCGCTACCCCGGAATTGAAAAGGCAACTAAACTCTGCCTGCAGAAACTTGAAGTTGATGCAGTTGACCTGCCGGGAGCCTCCTGCTGCCCTGCTCCCGGGGTGTTCAAGTCCTTTGACAAAGCAACCTGGCTCGCCCTTGCCAGCCGGAACATTGTCCTCTCGGAAAGGATGGACAGAGACATTCTGACCGTTTGCAACGGTTGCTACGGGTCCCTGGCAGACGCAAACATAGAACTTAAAAAAGACCCTGAGATGAAGACCCGTACAAACATCTGCTTAAAAGAGATAGGTATGGAGTATGAGGGAACAGCAGAGGTCAGGCACATAATCGAGTTTCTGTACAGGGAACCGGGGCCTGAAAAACTCAAAAGCTTTATCACAACTCCCCTTGACCTGAAAGTCGCCCTTCACTACGGATGTCACCTGATCAAACCATCAAAAGACAGAAACCTTGGAGAAACGGAAGCTCCGGTCTTCTTTGATGAACTTGTTGAAGCTACCGGTGCAGAAAGTGTGGACTATACCGACAAGATGATGTGCTGCGGAGCAGGCGGAGGAGTGCGCTCAGGGCACGCTGCCGAGTCCCTGGAAATGCTTGAACATAAGCTTGCTTGCATCCGGGATGCAGAAGTGGACTGTATTGTCAATGCGTGCCCCTTCTGCCACCTCCAGTTCGACAGGGGACAGCTTGCAGTCAACGAAAAATTCGGAACAGACTATTCAATCCCGGTTCTACATTACTCCCAGCTCCTCGGCCTTGCTCTCGGCTTTTCTCCAGACGAGCTAGGAATAGAACAGAATGCAGTCCAGAACGTTGAATTTCTTGCAAAAATCTATGAAATCAGCGCAGGTTTAAGGTGA
- a CDS encoding UPF0228 family protein, which produces MKNNKIAVVLGVFMVLIVLLVLFIKTPIDLKIPVDTKVPVDNMSVNEPQVAGFLVQFENGTTEPEVKAILENYNMILSYNIDCNSDNGGYKYYIKVEKDNMPDVVEDGLKNDENWTDPVLPSFTKGDYIIYPVTEQAIHDKDFLEILKRHNLQVKTFVWCLISYRDNSTGHDILGKNCITKKDAIRITNELEMNEKVWTVMPDYIEG; this is translated from the coding sequence ATGAAAAATAATAAGATAGCTGTTGTCCTTGGTGTTTTTATGGTTCTCATAGTACTTCTGGTACTATTTATAAAAACACCAATTGATTTGAAAATTCCAGTAGATACAAAAGTGCCAGTTGATAATATGTCAGTTAATGAACCGCAAGTAGCTGGTTTTCTTGTTCAATTTGAAAATGGAACAACTGAGCCGGAAGTTAAAGCCATTCTTGAAAATTACAATATGATATTGAGCTATAACATAGATTGCAATAGTGATAATGGGGGTTATAAATATTACATAAAGGTGGAGAAAGATAATATGCCTGATGTAGTAGAAGACGGATTGAAAAATGATGAAAATTGGACTGATCCTGTTTTACCTTCTTTTACAAAAGGAGATTATATTATATATCCGGTAACAGAACAAGCTATTCATGATAAAGATTTTCTTGAGATACTGAAGAGACATAACCTTCAAGTAAAAACATTCGTCTGGTGTTTAATTAGCTACAGAGATAATTCAACTGGGCATGATATTCTGGGGAAGAATTGTATTACAAAGAAGGATGCAATCAGAATAACAAATGAGCTTGAAATGAATGAGAAAGTTTGGACTGTAATGCCTGATTATATTGAAGGGTAA
- the npdG gene encoding NADPH-dependent F420 reductase encodes MNSEKLKIAVLGGTGNIGEGMVLRLALQNLMPEGVKNEVIIGSRSLETADGAAKKALSELENCGFDTSKMTITGMDNLAAAQAAEVIILTIRFNHVLPLLEEIREAIENKILITPVVPMEKEEGLMVYKPPEEGSAALAIQKNAPESTRVVAAFHNIPAGKLKDVVKCKAVHDALVCSDDAEAKKLVMELTRHMGCLKPLDGGPLKQAGTMESLTPLLINLAKLNGLKDLGINFS; translated from the coding sequence TTGAATTCTGAAAAGCTCAAAATAGCTGTCCTTGGAGGAACCGGCAATATAGGAGAAGGAATGGTCCTGAGGCTTGCCCTCCAAAACCTTATGCCCGAAGGTGTGAAAAATGAGGTAATTATCGGATCCAGATCTCTGGAAACGGCGGATGGAGCCGCAAAAAAAGCGTTATCAGAACTTGAAAACTGCGGATTTGATACATCAAAGATGACAATTACCGGCATGGACAACCTTGCTGCAGCACAGGCAGCCGAAGTAATAATACTTACGATCCGTTTTAACCACGTTCTGCCTTTGCTGGAAGAGATCAGAGAGGCGATTGAAAATAAGATCCTTATTACCCCTGTGGTCCCGATGGAAAAAGAAGAAGGCCTTATGGTATACAAACCACCGGAAGAAGGCTCAGCAGCCCTTGCAATCCAGAAAAATGCCCCTGAGTCCACCAGAGTTGTTGCAGCTTTCCACAACATCCCTGCGGGAAAACTCAAAGATGTCGTTAAATGCAAAGCCGTGCACGATGCGCTTGTATGCAGCGATGATGCCGAAGCAAAGAAACTTGTAATGGAGCTTACAAGGCATATGGGATGCCTCAAACCCCTGGACGGCGGCCCCCTTAAGCAGGCAGGCACCATGGAATCTCTGACACCTTTACTAATCAATCTCGCAAAACTGAACGGGCTTAAAGACCTGGGAATAAACTTCTCCTGA
- a CDS encoding DUF2284 domain-containing protein, with translation MPGKYKDLVEKASEMGLKAYFLKAEDIPVEDRIALKCAYGCRSYGKRLSCPPHVISIGEFRKVIREYSSALLLVEEYDTSGCKDVLEAWRKLRKSSFHKMFELEQEAFREGFIFAHLLRPGSCNECEICNLEKCAKPEVRRFAPEAVGINVRKAMAEVGLVLEFCKPEKTACVGILLLE, from the coding sequence ATGCCCGGGAAATACAAAGATCTTGTTGAAAAGGCATCGGAGATGGGTCTCAAAGCTTATTTTCTGAAGGCAGAAGACATTCCGGTTGAAGACAGAATTGCCCTTAAATGCGCTTATGGGTGCAGAAGCTATGGAAAAAGGTTGAGCTGCCCGCCTCATGTAATATCAATTGGGGAGTTCAGGAAGGTCATAAGAGAGTACAGCAGTGCACTTCTTCTCGTAGAAGAATACGATACGTCAGGATGCAAGGATGTCCTTGAAGCCTGGCGAAAGCTTCGGAAGAGTTCATTTCATAAGATGTTCGAGCTCGAACAGGAAGCTTTCAGGGAAGGCTTTATCTTTGCTCACCTCCTGAGGCCCGGCTCCTGTAACGAATGTGAGATTTGCAACCTTGAAAAATGCGCAAAGCCGGAAGTGAGGCGCTTTGCCCCCGAAGCAGTAGGAATAAATGTCCGGAAGGCAATGGCAGAAGTTGGGCTTGTTCTCGAGTTCTGCAAGCCTGAAAAAACGGCATGTGTAGGGATTTTACTGCTTGAGTGA
- a CDS encoding IS1634 family transposase, with protein sequence MVFLRKKLVNGKPYWYIVESARVDGKVKTIFQVYLGSAEKILEMKRQCESLPYDKLRSFDYGKLAALLHVNEELGFIDIVNKHTDKKLIDGLSVGEYLLLDVIGKSHGVLSENGIEEWFKKSPLAFMWKFPHKLNCQNFLNQMNYVDLDTMKKIEDDLCRVLVGKGFTPSIMFVDESNWFTYANNYDDESELLHKGYNKKHRKDKNQICVSLAVNEDNIPFIHETYPGNVHDSEEFSGIVDKIINRLTELNICSEDLVLVFDKGNNSKDNIEKVTSKMSFVGSAKTNQAEELLDVPLSKYECLYKNSKGNKIFGYRTKHQFYGAEYTTVITYNEGTYKLQKSTYETNKSRIIDSLEDLQRRLESSKGKERNRSSVEREVAGIILKKYNSVIKYEIIDALEGKKKPQLKFWIDEENEKKCEKTFGKNVLFTDKQKWQTKKIVKTYNSKNLVEDDFKLLNDHLLVPVGPVYHHKDENIRVHVFLAMAGLLFYRYLAWETKMYGFSLKKLIEKLSEIKIAVVQEKESKKSKIIVEEMDTKQASLFSFLNMEKYLPY encoded by the coding sequence ATGGTATTTTTAAGAAAGAAACTCGTCAATGGGAAACCTTACTGGTATATAGTAGAATCTGCCAGAGTTGATGGAAAGGTAAAAACCATTTTTCAGGTTTATCTGGGTAGCGCAGAAAAAATACTTGAGATGAAAAGGCAATGTGAATCATTGCCCTATGATAAACTTAGATCCTTTGATTACGGCAAGCTTGCCGCACTTCTTCATGTGAATGAAGAACTTGGATTCATTGACATAGTTAACAAGCATACTGACAAAAAATTAATAGATGGATTGAGTGTTGGAGAATACCTCTTACTTGATGTAATCGGAAAAAGTCACGGCGTTTTAAGTGAAAACGGGATTGAAGAGTGGTTCAAAAAATCCCCTTTAGCTTTCATGTGGAAATTCCCGCACAAGTTAAATTGTCAGAATTTTCTGAACCAAATGAATTATGTCGACTTGGATACTATGAAAAAGATTGAAGACGATCTTTGCAGAGTTCTTGTAGGAAAGGGATTTACTCCATCAATAATGTTTGTGGATGAATCAAACTGGTTTACGTATGCTAACAATTATGATGACGAGAGCGAACTGCTTCATAAAGGATATAACAAAAAGCATAGGAAAGACAAAAATCAAATATGTGTTTCGCTAGCTGTAAACGAGGATAACATACCTTTTATTCATGAAACATATCCTGGAAATGTTCATGACTCTGAAGAATTTTCAGGCATAGTAGATAAAATCATAAACAGACTGACTGAATTAAATATCTGTTCTGAAGATCTTGTTCTTGTTTTCGATAAGGGTAACAACTCAAAAGATAACATTGAAAAGGTAACCTCAAAAATGAGTTTTGTAGGATCTGCAAAAACAAATCAAGCCGAGGAGCTTCTCGATGTTCCGCTTTCCAAATATGAGTGTTTATACAAGAATTCGAAAGGTAACAAAATTTTTGGATACAGAACAAAACACCAGTTTTACGGAGCAGAATATACAACCGTAATAACCTACAACGAAGGAACTTACAAGCTTCAAAAGAGCACTTATGAAACAAACAAATCAAGAATAATTGATAGTTTGGAGGATCTCCAGAGAAGATTAGAAAGCAGTAAAGGAAAAGAAAGAAACAGGAGCAGCGTAGAACGTGAGGTTGCAGGAATTATTCTGAAAAAATACAATAGCGTTATAAAATATGAAATAATTGATGCTCTGGAAGGGAAGAAAAAGCCTCAGTTAAAGTTCTGGATTGATGAAGAAAACGAAAAAAAGTGCGAAAAGACGTTTGGGAAGAACGTCCTATTTACGGATAAGCAAAAATGGCAAACTAAAAAGATAGTGAAAACATATAACAGTAAGAATCTTGTTGAAGATGATTTTAAACTGTTGAATGATCACTTGCTTGTTCCTGTAGGACCAGTATATCATCACAAGGATGAAAACATTAGAGTTCATGTGTTTTTGGCTATGGCTGGCCTACTTTTCTACAGATACCTGGCATGGGAGACCAAAATGTACGGTTTCTCTTTGAAAAAGCTCATTGAAAAACTGTCTGAGATCAAGATTGCGGTAGTTCAGGAAAAAGAGTCCAAAAAAAGCAAAATTATTGTGGAAGAAATGGACACAAAACAAGCATCGTTATTTTCTTTTCTAAACATGGAAAAATACCTGCCATATTAA
- a CDS encoding DUF169 domain-containing protein → MDYTQLAEKLVKFLDLKYEPVAVKVIKKGEPIPEGYHEPEKNLRHCQSIMKARKGESFVIPAGKHACVVGASSLGLIPTPEKVVLGEFHHNLGMFDSVEAAAGMISKRPAFEPESRIATVVGPLKDAKIEPDVVILVDRPETIYWIIPASTYYKGGRVNFSSAAFQATCADTTILPSLTGEINVSLGCFGCRKATDIENDEMLIGIPFNKLEEIVNALEKLYEGPMPKARQK, encoded by the coding sequence ATGGATTATACTCAGCTTGCAGAGAAACTGGTCAAGTTCCTTGACCTCAAGTACGAACCGGTTGCAGTGAAAGTTATCAAAAAAGGAGAACCCATTCCCGAAGGGTATCATGAGCCCGAGAAAAATCTCAGGCACTGCCAGTCCATCATGAAAGCCAGGAAAGGGGAGTCCTTTGTAATTCCTGCAGGTAAGCATGCCTGCGTTGTAGGCGCTTCAAGCCTCGGGCTTATTCCTACGCCTGAAAAGGTGGTTTTAGGGGAATTCCACCACAACCTGGGAATGTTTGACAGTGTGGAGGCAGCAGCCGGCATGATTTCCAAGCGCCCGGCTTTTGAGCCCGAAAGCAGAATTGCGACCGTTGTGGGCCCTCTGAAGGATGCAAAGATTGAACCTGATGTGGTTATTCTCGTGGATAGGCCAGAAACTATTTACTGGATTATCCCTGCAAGCACTTACTATAAAGGTGGAAGGGTTAATTTCAGCAGTGCAGCTTTCCAGGCAACCTGTGCCGACACAACCATCCTGCCGAGCCTGACAGGGGAAATAAATGTTTCCTTAGGCTGTTTTGGATGTAGAAAAGCCACTGATATCGAAAATGATGAAATGCTCATAGGGATTCCTTTCAATAAGCTTGAAGAAATTGTCAATGCCCTTGAAAAACTCTATGAAGGCCCTATGCCCAAAGCGAGGCAGAAATAA
- a CDS encoding DUF1847 domain-containing protein encodes MQCALCRNKECLVGKNCSVIKSGLEYKGDTLKSIQISAWLESDPVSRTKLEEIAIYSKRLGYRKIGIAFCIKYEREARLVYDILSRYFEVFSVCCKVCSLDKESLGIKKPGNPEFEAACNPIGQALLLNNDGTDLNIMLGLKTGYDILFAKYSEAPAITLPLLELSSMGDSEIDFID; translated from the coding sequence GTGCAGTGTGCGTTGTGCAGAAATAAGGAATGCCTTGTAGGCAAAAACTGCTCTGTTATCAAATCAGGACTTGAATATAAAGGCGATACTCTCAAATCGATTCAGATTTCCGCCTGGCTTGAATCTGATCCTGTAAGTAGGACAAAGCTGGAGGAAATTGCAATTTACTCAAAGAGGCTCGGGTACAGAAAGATAGGAATTGCTTTCTGTATTAAGTATGAGAGGGAAGCAAGGCTGGTTTATGATATACTTTCAAGATATTTTGAGGTGTTTTCAGTTTGCTGCAAGGTTTGCAGCCTTGATAAAGAGAGTCTCGGGATCAAAAAACCCGGGAATCCAGAGTTTGAAGCAGCCTGCAACCCTATAGGCCAGGCTCTCCTCCTTAACAATGACGGCACCGACCTGAATATCATGCTCGGGCTTAAAACTGGCTATGATATTCTATTTGCAAAATACTCAGAAGCTCCTGCGATAACTCTTCCTCTGCTGGAACTGTCCTCTATGGGAGATTCGGAAATCGATTTTATAGACTGA